The following proteins are encoded in a genomic region of Hymenobacter siberiensis:
- the pxpB gene encoding 5-oxoprolinase subunit PxpB — MSLPVRLYPLGDAAVVLEFGNDISAATHRAIAAFSARLLRQPFAGLREMVPAFTTLTVYYDPWLASGNGQHMPYERVAAQLRELLPVSGEAEAAEETKVVEIPVCYGGAFGPDLAFVAQHTGLSPAAVIALHTAPEYLVHMIGFAPGFPYVGGLDARLATPRRPQPRPLVPAGTVGIAGPQTGIYSLPTPGGWQLIGRTPLALFDAGWEQPSRLRAGQKLRFVAISEAEFAEIQPPQP; from the coding sequence ATGTCATTGCCCGTGCGGCTGTACCCGCTAGGCGATGCGGCCGTGGTGCTGGAATTCGGCAACGATATCAGTGCGGCTACGCACCGGGCCATCGCGGCTTTCAGCGCCCGGCTGCTGCGGCAGCCGTTTGCGGGCCTGCGCGAGATGGTACCCGCCTTCACTACACTCACCGTCTATTACGACCCGTGGCTGGCCAGCGGCAACGGCCAGCACATGCCCTACGAGCGGGTGGCGGCCCAGCTGCGCGAGCTACTCCCGGTTTCTGGAGAAGCTGAAGCCGCCGAAGAAACCAAAGTAGTGGAAATCCCGGTGTGCTACGGCGGCGCGTTCGGGCCGGATTTAGCCTTCGTAGCCCAGCACACCGGACTGAGCCCGGCGGCAGTAATTGCCCTGCACACGGCCCCCGAATACTTGGTGCATATGATTGGCTTCGCACCCGGCTTCCCCTACGTGGGCGGGCTCGATGCGCGGCTGGCCACGCCGCGCCGGCCGCAGCCGCGCCCGCTGGTACCGGCCGGCACGGTAGGCATCGCGGGGCCGCAAACGGGGATTTACTCGCTGCCCACGCCGGGCGGCTGGCAGCTTATTGGCCGCACGCCCCTGGCGCTGTTCGATGCCGGATGGGAGCAGCCCAGCCGGCTGCGGGCGGGGCAAAAGCTGCGGTTTGTGGCAATTTCAGAGGCGGAGTTTGCGGAGATTCAGCCGCCGCAGCCATGA
- a CDS encoding M1 family metallopeptidase, with protein MFTTPVTTAKAPLPTEPTEPDPPVTTGVSEMVAVARKATISGVAYNLSLHVPALKTEPIEAIEQVSFNLKDNRHPVQLDFKAPTGHLHSLIVNGQPVALDHRNEHLVLPVAALRRGHNVAEIRLRAGEQSLNRNDDYLYTLLVPDRARTVVPVFDQPNLKATFTLALTVPAGWQAIANAPVQDSTLNGATKQYLFAASDSMSTYLFSFAAGKFTRLNRTLNGRAMSLLHRETDSTKLRLSLDPIFQLHADALAFMTAYTGLPYPFQKFDFVAIPDFQYGGMEHVGAIDYKASTLFLDEGATQDQVLARSSLIAHETAHMWFGDLVTMQWFNDVWMKEVFANFMADKITQVAVKNSNYDLKFVIDHYPAAYGIDRTAGANPIRQPLTNLQDAGSLYGNIIYHKAPIMMRQLERLMGPEPFRDGLREYLKTYAHGNATWPDLIKILDARTPADLQAWNQVWVNQPGRPVFTADLQTSANKITSLTLTQRAEDGSDRLWPQLFEVLLMYPDGHTKELTVNMNARTVPVTQAVGEPAPRLVLYNSSGLGYGVFPTAPALTAQLSKLKNPVARAAAYVNLYENMLNGQVIRPLALLSVYRQALTLEPEELNLKLLTGQASAVFWQFLTPTQRLAVGPALEKDLWAALQKNPSVNSQKLLFKTYQSVALSLPAQARLYHIWQTEKAPARVKLTEDDYTALALALAVRDYPAAEPILPQQLARIKNPDRRQRLEFLMPALSPDGATRDAFFASLKDKAGRAKEAWVTAALGYLHHPQRQATSEKYLPASLDLLQEIQLTGDIFFPYGWLQASLGSYQSATAAATVRAFLAAHPDYNPQLRAKLLQASDDLLRAEKLAR; from the coding sequence ATGTTCACCACGCCCGTGACCACTGCGAAAGCGCCGCTGCCCACCGAGCCCACCGAGCCCGACCCGCCCGTGACCACCGGCGTCTCCGAAATGGTGGCCGTGGCGCGCAAGGCCACCATCAGCGGGGTGGCCTATAACCTTAGCCTGCATGTTCCGGCGCTGAAAACGGAGCCCATTGAAGCCATTGAGCAGGTTTCCTTCAATCTGAAGGATAATCGCCACCCGGTACAGCTTGACTTTAAAGCCCCCACCGGCCACCTGCACAGCCTCATCGTCAACGGCCAGCCCGTGGCCCTCGACCACCGCAACGAGCACCTCGTGCTGCCTGTCGCCGCCCTGCGCCGGGGCCATAACGTGGCCGAAATTCGCCTGCGGGCTGGCGAGCAGTCACTCAATCGCAACGACGATTACCTCTACACGCTGCTGGTGCCCGACCGCGCCCGCACCGTCGTGCCCGTGTTCGACCAGCCCAATTTGAAAGCCACGTTCACGCTGGCCCTCACCGTGCCCGCCGGCTGGCAAGCCATAGCCAACGCCCCCGTGCAGGATTCGACCCTGAATGGAGCAACGAAACAGTATCTTTTTGCTGCTTCCGACAGCATGAGTACCTACCTGTTTTCCTTCGCGGCGGGTAAGTTCACGCGGCTAAACCGGACGCTGAACGGCCGGGCTATGAGCCTGCTGCACCGCGAAACCGACTCCACGAAGCTGCGTCTGAGCCTCGACCCCATTTTCCAGCTGCACGCCGATGCGCTGGCGTTTATGACTGCGTACACCGGCCTGCCGTACCCGTTTCAGAAGTTTGATTTCGTGGCCATTCCCGACTTCCAATACGGGGGCATGGAGCACGTGGGGGCCATTGATTACAAGGCCTCTACGCTGTTTCTGGACGAGGGTGCGACCCAGGACCAGGTGCTGGCCCGCAGCAGCCTGATAGCGCACGAAACGGCGCACATGTGGTTCGGCGATTTGGTGACCATGCAGTGGTTCAACGACGTGTGGATGAAGGAGGTATTCGCCAATTTCATGGCCGATAAAATCACGCAGGTGGCCGTCAAAAACTCGAACTACGACCTCAAATTCGTTATCGACCACTACCCCGCCGCCTACGGCATCGACCGCACCGCCGGGGCTAACCCCATTCGCCAGCCGCTGACCAACCTGCAGGACGCGGGCTCGCTCTACGGCAATATCATCTACCACAAAGCGCCCATCATGATGCGCCAGCTGGAGCGCCTGATGGGGCCCGAACCCTTCCGCGATGGCCTGCGCGAATACCTCAAAACCTACGCCCACGGCAACGCCACCTGGCCCGACCTCATCAAAATCCTCGACGCCCGCACGCCTGCCGACCTACAAGCCTGGAACCAGGTGTGGGTGAACCAGCCCGGCCGCCCTGTCTTCACCGCCGACCTGCAAACCAGCGCCAATAAAATCACCAGCCTCACCCTCACCCAGCGCGCCGAAGATGGCTCCGACCGCCTCTGGCCCCAGCTCTTCGAAGTGCTGCTGATGTACCCCGACGGCCACACCAAAGAGCTGACCGTGAACATGAACGCGCGTACCGTGCCCGTAACCCAGGCCGTGGGCGAGCCCGCCCCGCGCCTCGTGCTTTACAACTCGTCGGGCCTGGGCTACGGCGTGTTTCCGACCGCCCCGGCGCTAACCGCGCAGCTTTCGAAGCTGAAAAACCCGGTGGCCCGCGCCGCCGCCTACGTCAACCTTTACGAGAACATGCTCAACGGCCAGGTTATCCGGCCGCTGGCGCTGCTCAGCGTGTATCGGCAAGCCCTTACCCTGGAGCCCGAGGAGCTGAATCTGAAGCTGCTCACAGGGCAGGCCAGCGCTGTTTTCTGGCAGTTTCTCACGCCCACCCAGCGGCTGGCCGTGGGGCCGGCTTTGGAGAAGGACCTGTGGGCGGCATTGCAGAAAAACCCCTCGGTCAATTCCCAGAAGCTGCTTTTCAAAACCTACCAGTCCGTGGCGCTCAGCCTGCCGGCGCAGGCCCGCCTCTACCACATCTGGCAAACCGAAAAAGCGCCCGCCCGCGTGAAGCTGACTGAGGACGACTACACCGCCCTGGCCCTGGCGCTGGCCGTGCGCGACTATCCGGCCGCTGAGCCCATTCTGCCCCAGCAGCTGGCCCGCATCAAAAACCCCGACCGCCGCCAACGCCTCGAATTCCTGATGCCCGCCCTTTCGCCCGACGGGGCTACCCGCGACGCTTTTTTTGCTTCGCTGAAAGACAAAGCCGGCCGTGCCAAAGAGGCCTGGGTGACGGCCGCGCTGGGTTATCTGCACCACCCGCAGCGCCAGGCCACGTCCGAAAAATACCTGCCCGCCAGTTTGGATTTGCTCCAGGAAATCCAGCTCACCGGCGATATTTTCTTCCCCTACGGCTGGTTGCAGGCTTCGCTGGGCAGCTACCAATCGGCCACGGCCGCCGCCACGGTGCGGGCCTTTCTGGCCGCGCATCCGGACTACAACCCGCAGCTGCGCGCCAAGCTGCTGCAAGCCAGCGACGACCTGCTGCGAGCCGAGAAGCTGGCGCGGTAG
- a CDS encoding amidohydrolase → MKKTITLALLGTALLASFRPALPPTEALKTEALQDLQAHYAEYQQVAQRIWGFAEMGYKETKSSALLQETLRKNGFTVQAGVADIPTAFVATYGSGQPVIGILAEYDALPGLAQEAVADKSPIAGQNAGHGCGHNLFGTASVAAGIEIKKLLKEGKLHGTVKVYGCPAEEGGSGKVYLVRAGLFNGVDAVLHWHPGSENATMVGKYIANSSAKFRFHGVAAHAAAAPERGRSALDGVEAMDNMVNMMREHVPQETRIHYVITNGGKAPNVVPDFAEVYYYVRHPNRAEVEAVFARVVKAAEGAALGTGTTMDYEIIGGTHDLLINETLAHTLQRNLEQVGGVSYTAEEAAFGKKIQESLGAPAPPVAQAAEVSPYLLRDLGGSSDVGDVSYVVPTVGLMAATWIPGTPAHSWQAVACSGKEIGSKGMMVAAKTMALTAIDLFSDAELVAKAKAELKQKVGSYVYKPLLGDRKPALNYRD, encoded by the coding sequence ATGAAAAAAACCATTACTCTGGCATTGCTGGGCACCGCCCTGCTGGCGTCCTTCCGCCCGGCCCTGCCGCCCACCGAAGCCCTCAAAACCGAAGCCCTGCAGGATTTGCAGGCCCACTACGCCGAGTACCAGCAAGTGGCGCAGCGCATCTGGGGCTTTGCCGAGATGGGCTATAAGGAAACCAAAAGCTCGGCGCTGCTGCAGGAAACCTTGCGCAAAAACGGCTTCACGGTGCAGGCCGGCGTGGCCGATATTCCCACGGCGTTTGTGGCCACCTACGGCAGTGGCCAGCCGGTTATCGGCATCTTGGCCGAGTACGATGCGCTGCCGGGCCTGGCCCAGGAGGCCGTGGCCGATAAGTCGCCCATTGCCGGGCAGAACGCGGGCCACGGCTGCGGCCACAACCTCTTCGGCACGGCCAGCGTGGCGGCCGGCATCGAAATCAAAAAGCTGCTGAAGGAAGGCAAGCTGCACGGCACCGTGAAGGTGTACGGCTGCCCGGCCGAGGAGGGCGGCAGCGGCAAGGTGTACCTGGTGCGGGCCGGCCTGTTCAACGGCGTGGATGCCGTGCTGCACTGGCACCCCGGCAGCGAAAACGCCACGATGGTGGGCAAGTATATTGCTAATTCGTCGGCCAAATTCCGGTTTCACGGCGTGGCCGCGCACGCCGCCGCCGCGCCCGAGCGGGGCCGCAGCGCCCTCGACGGCGTGGAGGCTATGGACAACATGGTGAACATGATGCGCGAGCACGTGCCCCAGGAAACCCGCATTCACTACGTTATCACCAACGGCGGTAAGGCCCCCAACGTAGTGCCCGATTTCGCCGAGGTGTACTACTACGTGCGCCACCCCAACCGCGCTGAGGTAGAGGCCGTGTTTGCCCGCGTGGTGAAAGCCGCCGAGGGCGCCGCCCTGGGCACCGGCACCACCATGGACTATGAAATCATCGGCGGCACGCACGATTTGCTTATCAACGAAACCCTGGCCCACACCCTGCAGCGCAACCTGGAGCAGGTGGGCGGCGTGAGCTACACGGCCGAAGAAGCCGCTTTCGGCAAGAAAATTCAGGAGTCGCTGGGCGCGCCCGCGCCGCCCGTAGCTCAGGCCGCCGAAGTATCGCCTTACCTGCTGCGCGACCTCGGCGGCAGCAGCGACGTGGGCGACGTGAGCTACGTGGTGCCAACCGTGGGCCTGATGGCCGCCACCTGGATACCCGGCACGCCCGCCCACAGCTGGCAGGCCGTGGCGTGCAGCGGCAAAGAAATTGGCAGCAAAGGCATGATGGTGGCCGCCAAAACCATGGCCCTCACCGCTATCGACCTGTTCAGCGATGCCGAATTGGTGGCTAAGGCGAAAGCGGAGCTAAAGCAGAAAGTGGGCAGCTACGTGTACAAACCCCTGCTCGGCGACCGCAAGCCGGCGCTGAACTACCGCGACTAA